A part of Neodiprion pinetum isolate iyNeoPine1 chromosome 4, iyNeoPine1.2, whole genome shotgun sequence genomic DNA contains:
- the LOC124217498 gene encoding facilitated trehalose transporter Tret1-like, with protein sequence MVNTLIASWRSYPMWLQWVASIAVMFKLFVCGLSLGWASPYTAQFLSGDSPFPATTEEVSWISSMFQLGRIPGAILAAIGVQYLGSKKVLIGNGLAFLIFWILSIAAYSVPWLYVTRFICGAGTEAVNICYPIYLGDISSPEIRGTVMVLAMNGLAIGSMVGFTIGPYVSMRVYAYVGLVTTVIFLAMMLLLPDSPYYLARKKKFEEAEKSILAYNRKAEVDKEVKSINAFVAETQSMKFRDRLRELNLPCNRNATMNLVWFTFFAQFTGANPISVYLETISTRAMLTVISASSMPLVMTGLSILGGWLVTLFADKWQRTVMWVISNGGVGLCMTAMGLHFYLLNIGVAPNSLQWLFILSMGMSGLFYSVGTTPVPHILLGELFGASIRTLAVCICCSFGGIFGFLSIYSYQYLIDIMDEAYVYWIVAVVASLAVIYGVVMMPPTKGKSLTEIQTELIRK encoded by the exons ATGGTGAACACCTTGATTGCATCCTGGCGAAGCTACCCGATGTGGCTGCAATGGGTCGCTTCGATAGCGG TAATGTTCAAGCTGTTCGTTTGCGGGCTCTCCCTCGGTTGGGCCTCGCCCTACACCGCGCAGTTTTTGAGCGGGGATTCACCGTTTCCCGCGACAACCGAGGAAGTGTCCTGGATATCATCCATGTTCCAACTGGGCCGAATACCGGGCGCAATATTGGCAGCAATTGGAGTCCAATACTTGGGAAGCAAAAAAGTGCTGATCGGAAACGGATTGGCATTTTTGATATTCTGGATTTTGTCAATCGCGGCTTACTCTGTGCCCTGGCTCTATGTGACAAGATTCATTTGCGGAGCTGGCACCGAGGCGGTGAATATCTGCTACCCTATTTACCTCGGGGATATTTCTAGCCCCGAAATTCGAGGCACCGTCATGGTCCTGGCGATGAACGGCTTGGCCATAGGTTCCATGGTAGGCTTTACCATAGGGCCCTACGTCTCGATGAGAGTTTACGCTTACGTGGGTCTTGTAACGACCGTTATATTCCTTGCGATGATGCTGTTGCTTCCGGATTCTCCGTATTACCTTgcgagaaagaagaaatttgagGAAGCAGAGAAATCCATTCTTGCTTACAACCGAAAGGCAGAAGTCGACAAGGAGGTGAAATCGATTAATGCATTCGTCGCCGAAACGCAATCGATGAAATTCAGGGACAGATTGCGGGAGTTGAATTTACCCTGCAACAGAAATGCTACGATGAATTTGGTATGGTTCACCTTCTTTGCCCAATTCACCGGAGCCAACCCCATATCGGTATATCTAGAAACAATCTCCACGAGAGCAATGCTGACTGTGATATCAGCTTCATCGATGCCGCTTGTAATGACAGGTCTAAGCATTTTAGGCGGGTGGCTGGTAACGCTGTTTGCTGACAAATGGCAACGGACGGTAATGTGGGTTATTTCAAACGGCGGTGTCGGCTTATGCATGACGGCCATGGGACTTCATTTCTATCTTCTGAATATCGGCGTAGCTCCAAATTCGCTGCAATGGTTGTTCATTTTGTCGATGGGAATGTCTGGGCTATTTTACAGTGTGGGAACCACTCCCGTACCTCACATACTACTCGGCGAACTTTTCGGGGCTAGCATACGAACTCTGGCCGTCTGCATCTGCTGCTCGTTCGGAGGCATCTTCGGCTTCCTCTCAATATACAGCTACCAATATCTGATCGACATCATGGACGAGGCTTACGTATACTGGATAGTGGCAGTGGTTGCCTCACTCGCCGTGATTTATGGCGTCGTTATGATGCCTCCGACGAAGGGAAAATCTTTGACAGAAATACAGACTGAATTGATAAGGAAATAG